In Crateriforma spongiae, the following proteins share a genomic window:
- a CDS encoding sensor histidine kinase, with translation MSLERKCLLFFGSALLVLMFGAFAVVQVLARGLVLNTTKQRALDFKPHALETLHEQAFWNDQDFASEAAETKRTALEKLHKQLLGDKMRFQILGLDHSDSPGFSNLPPRLAPESPELLRKLENLEAEFRRRLANRIASSGVDITHPIDLGEDEAMARIGAGSNPVALGEEVDNNEYVLYTPIWPDETCVSCHAPIGQSNQSLSDEDPVARAAQYPFRVMKVTMPNSGTNASTEGIRAIIIAMAMLIVAATLYVMHAIVRYLVLQPLYHLRDVSDAITHGDTSQRALIDTEDEFRELADAFNRMLRHLTETQSQIEDVNRELDARVDQFAQLNLQLYEANRLKSDFLANMSHELRTPLNSIIGFSEVLQDIDSLNDKQRRYASNIQKSGRLLLEMINDILDLAKVEAGKLEVKRGEFDLKRVVAAQCDMIGSLSEEKNISVIQKIPDDLPAAYQDAGKLGQILNNLLSNAIKFTPEGGIITIGVQNLGDEFRLSVRDTGVGIAEEDHSVIFQKFRQSKQVLDGEGLTREFAGTGLGLSIVRELSKLLGGEVDFESELGRGSTFWVTLPWELRNADIFTASQPHVASNRDDDPQQASGTGSNGSGASNGPPQTDSGSPPHFPTPTDAL, from the coding sequence ATGAGTCTGGAGCGCAAGTGCTTGCTCTTCTTCGGTTCGGCCCTGTTGGTCTTGATGTTCGGTGCGTTCGCCGTCGTCCAGGTGTTGGCCCGCGGGTTGGTTCTGAACACGACCAAGCAACGCGCGTTGGACTTCAAGCCACACGCGCTGGAAACGCTGCACGAACAGGCGTTTTGGAACGATCAGGATTTCGCCAGCGAGGCGGCGGAAACGAAACGGACCGCCCTGGAAAAGCTGCACAAGCAATTGTTGGGCGACAAGATGCGGTTCCAGATCTTGGGTCTGGATCATTCCGATTCACCCGGCTTCAGCAATCTGCCACCACGGCTTGCACCGGAGTCGCCCGAACTGCTGCGGAAATTGGAAAACCTGGAAGCCGAGTTTCGGCGACGGTTGGCCAACCGTATCGCATCCAGCGGCGTCGACATCACTCATCCGATCGACCTGGGTGAAGACGAAGCGATGGCCCGCATCGGGGCCGGCAGCAATCCTGTCGCCTTGGGCGAAGAAGTCGACAACAACGAATACGTTCTGTACACGCCGATCTGGCCTGATGAAACTTGCGTGTCCTGTCATGCCCCGATCGGACAAAGCAATCAATCGCTCAGCGACGAGGACCCGGTCGCCCGTGCCGCACAGTATCCGTTTCGGGTGATGAAGGTCACGATGCCCAACAGCGGCACCAACGCATCGACCGAAGGGATCCGTGCGATCATCATCGCGATGGCCATGCTGATCGTTGCCGCAACGTTGTATGTGATGCATGCGATCGTGCGTTATCTGGTTCTGCAACCCCTGTATCACCTGCGTGACGTCAGTGACGCCATCACCCATGGGGACACCAGCCAGCGGGCACTGATCGACACGGAAGACGAGTTCCGCGAATTGGCCGACGCTTTCAACCGGATGCTGCGTCACTTGACCGAAACGCAGTCCCAGATCGAAGACGTCAACCGCGAACTGGACGCGCGTGTCGACCAGTTTGCACAATTGAACTTGCAACTGTACGAAGCCAACCGGCTGAAAAGTGACTTCTTGGCCAACATGAGTCACGAACTGCGGACACCGCTGAACAGCATCATTGGGTTTTCCGAAGTCCTACAAGACATCGATTCGCTGAACGACAAACAGCGGCGATACGCGTCGAACATTCAGAAAAGCGGTCGCTTGTTGCTGGAAATGATCAACGACATCTTGGACTTGGCCAAGGTCGAAGCAGGCAAATTGGAGGTCAAACGCGGCGAATTTGATTTAAAACGCGTCGTTGCGGCTCAGTGCGACATGATCGGGTCGCTATCAGAGGAAAAGAACATCTCCGTCATTCAAAAGATTCCGGACGATTTGCCGGCCGCGTACCAGGACGCCGGCAAGCTGGGACAGATCCTGAACAACTTGCTCAGCAATGCCATCAAGTTCACGCCCGAAGGCGGCATCATCACGATCGGCGTTCAAAACTTGGGCGATGAATTTCGGTTGTCCGTCCGCGACACGGGAGTCGGCATTGCCGAAGAAGATCATTCGGTGATTTTTCAAAAGTTCCGACAAAGCAAGCAAGTGCTGGACGGCGAAGGCTTGACCCGTGAGTTTGCCGGAACCGGCCTGGGGTTATCAATCGTCCGCGAATTGTCAAAGCTGTTGGGCGGTGAAGTCGACTTTGAAAGTGAACTGGGTCGTGGCAGCACGTTTTGGGTGACACTGCCGTGGGAACTTCGTAACGCCGACATCTTTACCGCATCCCAACCGCACGTTGCGTCAAACAGGGACGACGATCCGCAACAAGCATCCGGCACCGGCTCCAACGGCTCCGGTGCAAGCAATGGTCCGCCGCAAACCGACAGCGGATCACCACCGCATTTCCCCACACCGACCGATGCCCTATGA
- a CDS encoding DNA gyrase subunit B has product MSDPQSTDPQPTDPQSPDSQESAQQPAGQPAAAAPAANSEYTDKDLQHLSDLEHVRERPGMYIGDTTGRGLHHLVYEVVDNSIDEAMAGFAKTVSVTVHTDGSVTVEDDGRGIPVTRHDQLSEELDREVSTLEGVMTVLKFGGKFEKGAYQTSGGLHGVGVTVVNFLSQWAEVEVSRDGSTWTQEYERGVPTGPIQKGRATKKSGTKTTFKPDGQIFSTTKYNFDTLAKRLQELAFLNSGVHIKFHDERNGEGGDFLYERGIIEFVEHLNRASDVLHSDVIVFTGNRDGVEYEIAMQYSTEFTENVQSYVNNIHTIEGGTHVSGFRTALTRTLNNYGKKENLFKNTTPTGDDFREGLTTVISVRVPHPQFEGQTKTKLGNGEVDGIIAGGVGEQLTKYLEENPRVAKTIVRKGLLAAEAREAARKAKDLLRKRKDALGGGGLPGKLRDCISKKMEECEIYLVEGDSAGGSAEGGRMREYQAILPLRGKIINAYKSREDKVLANEEVQSMIQAIGTGIGADQDISKRRYNKVVIMTDADVDGSHIRTLLLCFFYRQMYHLVAGGHVFVAQPPLYRVQQGRNRYYVQTDEEMRTRLLERGLSDSILESEDGRRAEGDTMRSLATTLASMEDAIVALERRGTSLKNHAVRLDPVTGKLPTFLLTAGNDEHWFGSQEDVDAFLSANNLVLDVEENEADEAEANGEDAQKEVTEIVNLAHLEEIHEVRTINSGLKDLQPVGFGLDDLIPVDRTGTTAPRFELLRGDDVRRPLDDLRALLPEIRSAGEKGLQLTRFKGLGEMNAEELRETTLDPENRTLIKVNLTDAGAADEMFRLLMGDKVEPRREFIEKHALDVRNLDV; this is encoded by the coding sequence ATGAGCGATCCTCAGTCAACCGATCCACAGCCCACTGATCCTCAGTCGCCCGATTCCCAGGAATCTGCCCAGCAACCGGCCGGCCAACCGGCCGCGGCGGCTCCGGCAGCCAATTCGGAATACACCGACAAGGACCTCCAGCACCTTTCGGACTTGGAACACGTCCGCGAGCGGCCGGGGATGTACATCGGGGACACGACCGGGCGCGGGCTGCACCACTTGGTGTACGAGGTCGTGGATAACTCGATCGATGAAGCGATGGCGGGCTTCGCCAAAACCGTCTCGGTCACCGTCCATACCGACGGCAGCGTCACGGTCGAAGACGACGGCCGCGGTATTCCGGTGACTCGTCACGACCAGTTGTCCGAAGAATTGGACCGCGAGGTCAGCACGCTCGAGGGCGTGATGACCGTCTTGAAATTCGGCGGCAAATTCGAAAAAGGTGCCTATCAAACCTCCGGCGGCCTGCACGGCGTGGGCGTGACGGTCGTCAATTTCCTGTCCCAGTGGGCCGAAGTCGAAGTCAGCCGTGACGGTTCGACGTGGACTCAGGAATACGAACGCGGCGTCCCCACCGGCCCGATCCAGAAGGGACGTGCCACTAAGAAATCCGGCACCAAGACCACGTTCAAGCCCGACGGTCAAATCTTCAGCACCACCAAGTACAACTTTGACACGCTGGCCAAACGGCTGCAGGAACTCGCATTCCTGAACAGTGGCGTTCACATCAAATTCCATGATGAACGCAACGGCGAAGGCGGTGATTTTCTGTACGAACGCGGCATCATCGAATTCGTCGAACACCTCAATCGCGCCAGCGACGTCCTGCACAGCGACGTGATCGTCTTTACCGGCAATCGCGACGGGGTCGAATACGAAATCGCGATGCAGTACAGCACCGAGTTCACTGAAAACGTCCAGTCGTACGTCAATAACATTCACACGATCGAAGGCGGCACGCACGTCTCAGGTTTTCGTACCGCGCTGACGCGGACGTTGAACAATTACGGCAAGAAAGAAAATCTGTTCAAGAACACGACGCCCACCGGCGACGATTTTCGCGAAGGTCTGACCACAGTGATCAGCGTGCGTGTGCCGCACCCGCAATTCGAAGGGCAAACCAAAACCAAGCTGGGCAACGGCGAAGTCGACGGCATCATCGCCGGCGGCGTTGGCGAACAGCTGACCAAGTACTTGGAAGAAAACCCCCGCGTCGCCAAGACGATCGTCCGCAAAGGCCTGTTGGCAGCGGAGGCACGCGAGGCGGCCCGAAAAGCCAAGGACTTGCTTCGCAAACGGAAAGACGCTTTGGGCGGCGGTGGTTTGCCCGGAAAACTTCGCGACTGCATCAGCAAGAAGATGGAGGAGTGCGAAATCTACCTGGTCGAAGGTGATTCGGCCGGCGGATCGGCCGAAGGCGGACGGATGCGTGAATACCAGGCCATCCTGCCGCTGCGTGGAAAGATCATCAACGCGTACAAATCGCGCGAAGACAAGGTCTTGGCCAACGAAGAAGTCCAGTCGATGATCCAGGCCATCGGCACCGGCATCGGAGCCGATCAAGACATCAGCAAGCGGCGGTACAACAAAGTCGTCATCATGACGGACGCCGACGTGGACGGCAGCCACATTCGGACGCTGTTGTTGTGCTTCTTTTACCGCCAGATGTATCACTTGGTCGCCGGCGGCCACGTGTTCGTCGCTCAACCTCCGCTGTACCGCGTGCAGCAGGGACGCAATCGATACTACGTCCAAACCGATGAAGAAATGCGGACACGATTGCTGGAACGCGGTTTGTCCGATTCGATACTGGAATCCGAAGACGGACGCCGCGCCGAAGGCGACACGATGCGGTCGCTGGCCACCACGCTGGCGTCCATGGAGGATGCCATCGTTGCCTTGGAACGACGTGGCACCAGTCTTAAGAATCATGCCGTTCGCCTGGACCCGGTGACCGGAAAGCTGCCGACATTCCTGTTGACCGCCGGCAACGACGAACACTGGTTCGGTTCCCAAGAAGACGTCGATGCATTCTTGAGCGCAAACAATCTGGTGCTGGACGTCGAGGAAAATGAAGCCGACGAAGCCGAAGCAAACGGCGAAGACGCTCAAAAGGAAGTCACCGAGATCGTGAACCTGGCCCACTTGGAAGAGATTCACGAAGTTCGCACGATCAACAGCGGATTGAAAGATCTGCAACCTGTCGGCTTCGGGTTGGATGACTTGATCCCGGTCGACCGCACCGGAACCACCGCACCGCGATTCGAACTACTGCGTGGCGACGACGTTCGCCGACCTCTGGACGATCTCCGCGCTCTGTTGCCTGAGATCCGCAGCGCCGGTGAAAAGGGTCTACAGCTGACTCGTTTCAAAGGCTTGGGTGAAATGAACGCCGAAGAACTTCGCGAAACGACCTTGGATCCCGAAAACCGAACGCTGATCAAAGTCAACTTGACCGACGCCGGCGCGGCCGACGAAATGTTCCGGTTGTTGATGGGTGACAAGGTCGAACCGCGTCGCGAATTTATCGAAAAGCACGCGCTTGACGTCCGCAATCTGGACGTCTGA
- the rnhA gene encoding ribonuclease HI, which produces MKPVDLYTDGACSGNPGPGGWAFILRCGSTGKQVERSGGDTPTTNNKMELMAVIKGLELLKEPCDVTLHADSTYVGQGINSWMAGWKRRGWKRKDGSKLVPVKNVELWKRLDELMQTHRVKFRHVKGHAGHTENERCDELAVAAYQKYLHHSSR; this is translated from the coding sequence ATGAAACCCGTTGATTTGTATACCGATGGCGCCTGCAGCGGTAACCCAGGACCGGGCGGCTGGGCGTTCATTTTGCGGTGCGGGTCGACGGGGAAACAGGTCGAACGCAGCGGCGGGGACACCCCGACGACCAACAACAAGATGGAATTGATGGCCGTCATCAAAGGCCTGGAATTGCTGAAGGAACCGTGCGACGTCACCCTGCACGCCGACAGCACCTATGTCGGGCAGGGCATCAATAGCTGGATGGCCGGTTGGAAACGTCGCGGCTGGAAACGCAAAGACGGCTCGAAATTGGTTCCGGTCAAGAACGTCGAATTGTGGAAGCGTCTGGACGAATTGATGCAGACGCATCGCGTCAAGTTTCGGCACGTCAAAGGCCACGCGGGGCACACCGAGAACGAACGATGTGACGAACTGGCCGTCGCCGCGTACCAGAAATACTTGCACCATTCGTCTCGATAG
- a CDS encoding purine-nucleoside phosphorylase has translation MLDLYDKIQDACQVIRQHFDATPRVGIILGTGLGGLVGDIDVQATIAYEDIPHFPRSTATSHAGRLVCGTLGGVPVLAMEGRFHMYEGYALKQITLPVRVFKALGAELLVVSNACGGLNPQYNNGDIMVIEDQINLMGDNPLIGVNDDRLGPRFPDMCEPYDQQWIDKAMQVARGDGIYPHKGVFVAVAGPNLETRAEYRFLRLIGADVVGMSTVPETIVAVHSGLKVLGLSVITDMCLPDALKPANVEEIIETANQAEPKLRSIVRGVVAEAGQTRLA, from the coding sequence ATGCTTGACCTGTACGACAAGATCCAAGACGCCTGCCAAGTCATCCGTCAGCATTTTGACGCCACACCACGGGTCGGCATCATCCTGGGGACCGGGTTGGGCGGTCTGGTCGGCGACATCGATGTCCAGGCAACCATCGCCTACGAGGACATTCCGCACTTTCCCCGTTCAACGGCGACCAGCCACGCGGGCCGATTGGTCTGCGGCACGCTGGGCGGCGTTCCCGTGTTGGCCATGGAGGGCCGTTTTCATATGTACGAGGGCTACGCGCTGAAGCAGATCACATTGCCGGTGCGTGTCTTCAAGGCCCTGGGGGCCGAACTGTTGGTCGTCAGCAACGCCTGTGGCGGTCTGAATCCGCAATACAACAATGGCGATATCATGGTGATCGAAGATCAGATCAACCTGATGGGCGACAACCCACTGATCGGCGTCAACGACGACCGACTGGGTCCCCGATTCCCCGATATGTGCGAACCGTATGACCAACAATGGATCGACAAAGCGATGCAGGTCGCACGCGGTGATGGCATCTATCCGCACAAGGGCGTCTTCGTTGCCGTGGCCGGCCCCAACCTGGAAACCCGTGCCGAATATCGCTTTTTGCGTCTGATCGGGGCTGATGTTGTCGGAATGAGCACCGTGCCGGAAACGATTGTGGCCGTCCACAGTGGTTTGAAGGTACTGGGACTTAGCGTCATCACCGACATGTGTTTGCCCGATGCGTTGAAGCCGGCCAACGTCGAAGAAATCATCGAAACGGCCAACCAAGCGGAACCAAAACTGCGATCAATCGTGCGAGGCGTTGTCGCCGAAGCCGGCCAGACCCGCTTGGCCTGA
- a CDS encoding 3-keto-disaccharide hydrolase: protein MSMMKRLTPFCPLVLCLAMTSNSAGQDTKAVSLFDGKTLDGWTAYLFDSQTDPADTWKVDDGVIVCTGDPMGYLHTDKSYKDFRLTLQYRWPKGSDGGNSGLLLRMSGDPPSFLTKCTEVQLMHGRAGDVWGFYGFHVDGDPQRLKKVTGHEDLGDFQGLSHLENAEKPVGQWNRLTVRLKDGKMVVRMNGKKINVVDDVEDVAGTIGLQAEGAEIHFRGIELTPLAG from the coding sequence ATGTCGATGATGAAACGTTTGACCCCATTTTGCCCGCTGGTGTTGTGCTTGGCCATGACATCGAATTCGGCAGGACAAGACACCAAGGCCGTGTCACTGTTTGACGGCAAAACCTTGGACGGCTGGACGGCGTACTTGTTCGATTCGCAAACCGATCCGGCGGACACCTGGAAGGTCGACGATGGCGTGATCGTGTGTACTGGCGATCCGATGGGCTATCTGCACACCGACAAATCTTACAAGGATTTTCGTTTGACACTGCAGTACCGTTGGCCCAAGGGTTCTGATGGTGGCAATAGCGGCTTGTTGCTTCGGATGTCGGGCGATCCGCCATCGTTTCTGACCAAGTGCACCGAAGTCCAACTGATGCACGGCCGTGCCGGCGACGTGTGGGGCTTTTATGGTTTCCACGTTGACGGCGATCCCCAGCGACTGAAGAAGGTCACCGGGCACGAAGACCTGGGTGACTTCCAGGGGCTAAGCCATCTTGAGAATGCCGAGAAGCCGGTGGGCCAATGGAACAGACTGACCGTGCGGTTGAAAGACGGAAAGATGGTGGTCCGCATGAACGGCAAGAAGATCAACGTGGTCGACGACGTGGAAGACGTTGCCGGAACTATCGGGTTACAAGCCGAGGGCGCGGAGATTCATTTCCGCGGGATTGAACTGACCCCACTGGCGGGTTGA
- a CDS encoding ATP-binding protein — translation MPKNDTKANTPDPKVFEKLSAFYLGRHYDLQQGEMLDDLLMYDSKDLCTHAMCVGMTGSGKTGLCLSLLEEAAIDGIPAICVDPKGDLANLLLTFPDLRPEDFKPWLEAGEATRQGKTLDELAESTATTWHDGLASWGQDGQRIRRLKEAVDVAIYTPGSNIGLPMTVLRSFDAPTPEELKDGEAVAERITGAVSGLLTLIGIDADPMVSPEHILVSSILQHEWSEGKSVAVAQLIRLIQSPPISRVGVLDLESFMPATERAKLAMRLNNLLASPAFASWLEGESLSIQDLYFTAEGKPRLTILSIAHLNENERMFFVTILLNELLAWTRRQSGTSSLRAMFYMDEVAGYFPPVANPPSKPPMLTLLKQARAFGVGITLATQNPVDLDYKGLSNIGTWFLGRLQTERDKARVLEGLEGAASQSGQAFDRGQMEQTLAGLGKRVFLMNNVHDGFPSVFQTRWAMSFLAGPLARNQISRLMQDRKQAMADAQTDAGDEDDAGQSDQPRPVVPAGIEECFLVPQVRSTKGCKLIYRPALLVEGSMRFSKSSLDLEHWRDICHLERCDHGFPDPLWETSAPLHRDIERSDEPEPGFVFKDLPNELISKGKYRTYRSQFKDYMYRHCTFTLYRSVLLDEEAKDSKNRGEAMAYFRQRYREEKDRLEEKLRDKIQSKVRSLEDKLHKAQERVDREAAQSSSSMISAGATLVQGVLGAFLGGRRTGMSTVARSAAYANRQRLDVKQAEQAMDRLRDDISALEDELGREIDRLNETYDPERIEIDTTEIPPRKGDLKAETPVIAWVPWQVDTDGIATPLVPWEPSLES, via the coding sequence ATGCCCAAGAACGACACCAAAGCCAACACGCCTGATCCGAAGGTCTTTGAGAAACTGTCCGCGTTTTACCTGGGGCGTCATTACGACTTGCAGCAGGGCGAAATGTTGGACGACCTGTTGATGTACGACTCCAAAGACCTGTGCACGCATGCGATGTGCGTCGGGATGACGGGCAGCGGCAAGACGGGGTTGTGCTTGTCACTGTTGGAAGAGGCCGCGATCGATGGCATCCCGGCGATCTGTGTCGATCCCAAAGGAGATTTGGCGAACTTGCTGTTAACGTTTCCCGATCTGAGGCCGGAGGATTTCAAGCCTTGGTTGGAAGCGGGTGAAGCCACCCGGCAAGGAAAAACGCTGGATGAATTGGCCGAATCCACCGCGACGACGTGGCATGACGGGCTGGCGTCGTGGGGACAAGACGGCCAGCGAATCCGACGGCTGAAGGAAGCGGTCGATGTTGCGATTTACACACCCGGCAGCAACATCGGTTTGCCCATGACGGTGTTACGCAGTTTTGATGCGCCGACACCCGAAGAATTAAAAGACGGCGAAGCGGTGGCCGAACGAATCACCGGCGCCGTCAGCGGCTTGCTGACGTTGATCGGGATTGATGCCGATCCGATGGTGTCACCCGAGCACATTTTGGTTTCGTCGATCCTTCAGCACGAATGGTCCGAGGGAAAGAGCGTCGCGGTCGCGCAACTGATTCGCTTGATCCAATCGCCACCGATCAGCCGGGTTGGTGTGTTGGACCTTGAATCGTTCATGCCCGCGACCGAACGCGCCAAGTTGGCCATGCGATTGAACAACTTGCTGGCGTCCCCCGCGTTCGCGTCATGGTTGGAAGGCGAATCGCTGTCGATCCAAGATCTGTACTTCACCGCCGAAGGCAAACCGCGTTTGACGATTCTTTCGATTGCTCATTTGAATGAGAACGAACGAATGTTTTTCGTCACCATTTTGCTGAACGAATTGTTGGCTTGGACGCGACGGCAATCGGGCACCAGTTCATTGCGGGCGATGTTTTATATGGACGAAGTGGCGGGGTACTTTCCGCCGGTCGCCAACCCACCTTCCAAACCGCCGATGTTGACGCTGTTGAAACAGGCCCGTGCGTTTGGTGTGGGAATCACACTGGCCACGCAAAACCCGGTCGACCTGGATTACAAAGGCCTGTCCAACATCGGGACCTGGTTCCTGGGACGCCTGCAAACCGAACGCGACAAGGCACGTGTCTTGGAGGGTTTGGAAGGGGCCGCATCCCAATCGGGCCAAGCTTTTGATCGAGGCCAAATGGAACAGACGCTGGCCGGTTTGGGCAAACGTGTCTTCCTGATGAACAACGTTCATGATGGGTTCCCATCGGTCTTCCAAACACGATGGGCCATGTCATTTCTGGCCGGACCGCTGGCCAGAAATCAAATCAGCCGATTGATGCAGGATCGCAAACAGGCGATGGCGGACGCCCAAACGGATGCGGGCGATGAAGATGATGCCGGTCAATCCGATCAACCGCGACCCGTTGTGCCGGCGGGCATCGAAGAGTGTTTTCTGGTGCCCCAAGTGCGATCCACCAAAGGTTGTAAGCTGATTTATCGTCCGGCATTGTTGGTCGAAGGATCCATGCGGTTTTCGAAATCCAGCTTGGACCTGGAACACTGGCGTGACATTTGCCACTTGGAACGATGTGACCACGGGTTCCCCGATCCGCTGTGGGAAACAAGTGCCCCGCTGCATCGCGATATCGAACGAAGTGATGAACCGGAGCCGGGCTTTGTTTTCAAAGACTTGCCGAACGAATTGATCAGCAAAGGTAAGTATCGGACCTATCGATCGCAGTTCAAAGATTACATGTACCGTCACTGCACCTTCACGTTGTATCGGTCCGTGTTGCTGGACGAAGAAGCCAAGGATTCCAAGAATCGTGGCGAGGCGATGGCCTATTTCCGTCAACGCTATCGCGAGGAAAAGGACCGCTTGGAAGAAAAACTGCGTGACAAGATCCAGTCCAAGGTTCGTTCGCTGGAAGACAAACTGCACAAAGCACAGGAACGTGTCGATCGCGAAGCGGCGCAGAGTTCGTCGTCGATGATTTCGGCCGGCGCAACACTGGTTCAGGGCGTCTTGGGAGCATTCTTGGGCGGTCGCCGAACCGGGATGTCGACCGTCGCCCGCAGCGCGGCCTATGCCAATCGCCAGCGTTTGGACGTCAAGCAGGCCGAACAAGCCATGGACCGCCTGCGCGATGATATTTCAGCGTTGGAAGACGAACTGGGCCGCGAAATCGATCGGCTGAACGAAACCTATGATCCCGAGCGGATCGAGATCGACACCACGGAAATTCCGCCTCGCAAAGGTGACCTGAAAGCGGAGACACCGGTCATCGCTTGGGTGCCCTGGCAGGTGGACACCGACGGGATTGCCACACCGTTGGTTCCATGGGAGCCATCGTTGGAATCGTGA
- a CDS encoding thioredoxin domain-containing protein, with amino-acid sequence MPNRLAESLSPYLLQHQDNPVDWFPWCEEAFQLAKKLDRPIFLSVGYAACHWCHVMEHESFENEAIAEFLNNYFISVKVDREERPDVDQIYMNAVQVMSGRGGWPMSVFLDHDRRPFYAGTYWPPTQRAGMPGFAQVLDAIAAAWQDRRDEVVHHADQITAALTQLAKGTGDSVDQPAEDVELARRIVRQACDQLVRVLDRNDGGFGGAPKFPHATDLLLLLSQVAVKPNVDYRGACELTLNKMAAGGIFDHIGGGFARYSVDSKWLVPHFEKMLYDNALLATAYTRGFQVTGSGHFAAVADATLRYMARDMVDPSGGLHCSEDADSEGVEGKFYVWKPGEVTAVLGKERSDRFCQIYDITDAGNFEGTSIPNRLHATDPNAWDLPPQVLETQLAADREALRQARQKRVRPGRDDKIITAWNALAIDAFAVAGAVFDSQEWIDVATKAGQFLCSRMRRDDGRLLHAFRSGTAHLDAYVDDYALTASAFVTLYQVTADKTWIDTANQLVDSMIEHFWDDTEGGFYYTADDSETLITRNKDWHDGSLVSGNGAAVNVLLTLADLTGNDRYRQYAQRTLNTAAEILQSQSAAAASLVIGLDRFHRGNRQMVLAVPSKSDVPAWRGKLFAKHRSHTTLAWHLGDADNVALADQKSCVDGQPTLYVCEDFTCGQPLTADSVVSALAE; translated from the coding sequence ATGCCGAATCGACTTGCCGAATCGTTAAGTCCCTATCTGCTGCAACACCAAGACAACCCGGTCGACTGGTTTCCCTGGTGCGAAGAAGCATTTCAGTTGGCCAAGAAACTGGACCGACCGATCTTTCTGTCTGTCGGTTACGCGGCCTGCCACTGGTGCCATGTGATGGAACACGAGAGCTTCGAAAACGAAGCGATCGCGGAGTTTCTGAACAACTACTTCATCAGCGTCAAAGTCGACCGCGAAGAACGCCCCGACGTCGACCAGATTTACATGAACGCGGTCCAGGTGATGAGCGGCCGTGGGGGTTGGCCGATGAGTGTGTTCCTGGATCACGATCGGCGTCCGTTTTATGCCGGGACGTATTGGCCGCCGACACAGCGTGCCGGGATGCCCGGTTTCGCGCAAGTTCTGGATGCCATCGCAGCGGCATGGCAGGACCGTCGCGATGAAGTGGTGCATCATGCGGATCAAATCACCGCGGCATTGACGCAACTGGCCAAGGGCACCGGTGATTCGGTCGACCAGCCCGCCGAAGACGTCGAACTGGCACGCCGTATCGTCCGACAAGCCTGCGACCAGTTGGTCCGGGTCCTGGACCGCAACGACGGCGGTTTTGGCGGCGCGCCCAAGTTCCCTCATGCGACCGACTTGTTGTTGCTGTTGTCACAAGTCGCCGTCAAACCGAACGTCGATTATCGCGGTGCCTGCGAATTGACGCTGAATAAAATGGCCGCCGGTGGCATCTTTGATCACATCGGTGGTGGTTTTGCCAGGTACAGCGTCGACAGCAAATGGCTGGTGCCGCACTTCGAAAAGATGCTGTACGACAACGCACTGCTGGCGACCGCATACACACGTGGTTTCCAAGTCACCGGCAGCGGCCACTTCGCCGCCGTCGCGGACGCCACGCTGCGGTACATGGCACGCGACATGGTCGACCCGTCCGGCGGTCTGCACTGCAGCGAAGACGCCGATAGCGAAGGCGTTGAAGGCAAATTTTACGTCTGGAAACCCGGCGAAGTGACGGCGGTGCTGGGCAAAGAACGCAGCGATCGTTTTTGCCAAATCTATGACATCACCGATGCCGGAAACTTCGAAGGTACTTCGATCCCCAACCGTCTGCACGCGACGGATCCCAACGCCTGGGACTTGCCCCCCCAAGTCTTGGAAACGCAATTGGCCGCCGATCGCGAAGCTTTGCGACAGGCCCGTCAAAAACGTGTGCGACCGGGCCGCGACGACAAAATCATCACCGCCTGGAACGCGCTTGCCATCGACGCGTTTGCCGTCGCCGGCGCCGTGTTCGACAGCCAAGAATGGATCGACGTCGCGACCAAAGCAGGGCAGTTCTTGTGTTCACGGATGCGGCGTGATGATGGTCGTTTGCTGCACGCGTTTCGGTCGGGAACCGCGCACTTGGACGCCTACGTGGACGATTATGCGTTGACCGCATCGGCGTTCGTCACGCTGTACCAGGTCACTGCCGATAAAACTTGGATCGACACAGCAAACCAGCTTGTCGACAGCATGATCGAACATTTCTGGGACGATACCGAGGGCGGTTTCTATTACACCGCGGATGATTCCGAAACTTTGATCACCCGAAACAAAGACTGGCACGACGGCAGTCTGGTCAGCGGCAACGGCGCCGCGGTCAACGTATTGCTGACGCTGGCCGACCTGACCGGCAATGACCGATATCGACAATACGCCCAGCGAACGCTCAACACCGCGGCGGAAATCCTGCAAAGCCAATCGGCGGCGGCCGCGTCGTTGGTGATCGGGCTGGATCGCTTCCATCGCGGCAACCGCCAAATGGTTCTGGCGGTCCCGTCCAAGTCAGATGTCCCGGCTTGGCGCGGCAAACTGTTTGCCAAGCATCGCAGCCACACCACACTGGCTTGGCATCTGGGCGATGCGGACAACGTGGCGCTGGCCGATCAAAAGTCCTGTGTCGACGGCCAACCGACGCTCTATGTCTGTGAAGACTTCACCTGTGGCCAGCCGCTGACCGCTGATTCCGTGGTGTCAGCGTTGGCGGAATAG